The following proteins come from a genomic window of Timaviella obliquedivisa GSE-PSE-MK23-08B:
- a CDS encoding metal-sensing transcriptional repressor: protein MTASELPRSLESSHVHDPNHHHDSDHEASEPHPHVHSEASRKQILNRLSRLEGHIRGIKTMVQDNRPCPEVLIQVAAVRGALDRVSRIILDEHLTECIARAAKEGNIEMEIEELKAALDRFLP from the coding sequence ATGACAGCTTCAGAGTTACCGCGCTCCCTCGAATCGTCTCACGTCCACGACCCTAACCATCATCACGACTCTGATCACGAAGCGTCTGAGCCGCATCCTCACGTGCACAGTGAGGCATCGCGTAAGCAAATTTTGAATCGGCTGTCGCGGCTAGAGGGGCATATTCGCGGAATTAAAACTATGGTGCAGGATAATCGTCCTTGCCCGGAAGTGCTGATCCAAGTTGCTGCTGTGCGGGGTGCCTTAGATCGCGTGTCGCGCATTATTTTAGATGAGCATTTAACAGAATGTATTGCCCGCGCTGCCAAGGAAGGCAATATTGAGATGGAAATTGAGGAACTGAAGGCGGCTCTCGATCGCTTCTTACCTTAG
- the fumC gene encoding class II fumarate hydratase, with protein MRIETDSMGAIEVADDRYWGAQTQRSLHYFAIGNDVMPREMIRAIGILKKAAALVNHKLGKLPEEQAQLIAQAADEVIVGTLDDHFPLRVWQTGSGTQTNMNANEVISNRAIALAGGVLGSKTPVHPNDHVNLSQSSNDTFPTAMHIAAVEEIHRRLLPMTARLRDSLAEKATAFDDIIKIGRTHLMDAVPLTLGQEFSGYVSQLDKDLNRIRTTLPDLYELAIGGTAVGTGLNTHPAFAVEVAAEIAQMTELPFVTAPNKFAALAAHDAIAMTSGALKTLACSLMKIANDIRWLGSGPRCGLSELILPENEPGSSIMPGKVNPTQCEAMTMVCVQVLGNDTAIAIAATQGNFELNVFKPLMIFNLLNSIRLLADACASFTDYLVVGIQPNRDRIEHFLNHSLMLVTALNPHIGYDSAAKVAKKAYAEGKSLREACVELGFLTAEQFDQFVRPEKMVRPL; from the coding sequence ATGCGGATTGAAACCGACAGCATGGGGGCGATCGAGGTTGCTGACGATCGCTATTGGGGGGCGCAAACTCAGCGATCGTTGCATTATTTCGCCATTGGCAATGATGTCATGCCCAGGGAAATGATCCGGGCGATCGGTATTTTGAAAAAGGCGGCGGCGTTGGTAAATCATAAGCTGGGCAAGTTGCCAGAGGAGCAAGCTCAGTTGATTGCTCAAGCGGCAGATGAGGTGATTGTAGGCACGCTGGATGATCATTTTCCGCTGCGAGTTTGGCAGACGGGGAGCGGCACGCAGACGAATATGAATGCCAATGAGGTGATTTCTAATCGGGCGATCGCCCTTGCTGGCGGCGTATTGGGCAGTAAAACTCCGGTTCATCCTAACGACCACGTTAACCTATCGCAGTCTTCTAACGACACGTTCCCAACCGCGATGCATATTGCCGCAGTCGAGGAAATTCATCGGCGGCTATTGCCCATGACAGCAAGGCTCCGGGATAGCTTGGCGGAGAAGGCAACGGCGTTTGACGACATTATCAAAATTGGACGGACGCATTTAATGGATGCTGTACCGCTGACCTTGGGGCAAGAGTTTTCGGGCTATGTGTCGCAGTTGGATAAGGATTTAAACCGAATTCGGACGACGCTACCCGATTTGTATGAACTAGCGATCGGAGGAACGGCGGTTGGAACTGGACTCAATACCCATCCGGCGTTTGCGGTAGAAGTAGCGGCGGAGATTGCCCAAATGACCGAATTGCCATTCGTCACGGCTCCCAACAAGTTTGCAGCGCTGGCAGCCCATGATGCGATCGCCATGACCAGCGGCGCACTTAAAACCCTCGCCTGTTCGCTGATGAAAATTGCCAATGATATTCGCTGGCTGGGTTCGGGGCCTCGCTGTGGCTTGAGCGAACTGATTTTGCCGGAAAACGAACCCGGATCTTCCATCATGCCAGGAAAAGTGAATCCGACTCAGTGCGAAGCCATGACGATGGTCTGTGTGCAAGTGCTAGGCAATGATACGGCGATCGCTATTGCCGCCACCCAGGGCAACTTCGAGCTAAATGTCTTCAAGCCGCTGATGATCTTCAACCTGCTTAACTCTATTCGGCTGTTGGCAGATGCCTGCGCCTCGTTTACCGATTATCTTGTAGTTGGCATTCAACCCAACCGCGATCGAATCGAGCATTTTCTCAATCACTCCCTCATGCTGGTAACTGCTCTCAATCCCCACATTGGTTACGACTCAGCAGCAAAAGTTGCCAAAAAAGCCTATGCCGAGGGCAAAAGTCTCCGAGAAGCCTGTGTAGAACTGGGTTTTTTGACCGCCGAGCAGTTTGATCAATTCGTGCGTCCGGAAAAGATGGTCAGACCGCTGTAG
- a CDS encoding isoprenylcysteine carboxylmethyltransferase family protein — translation MKLLTDWGFSWEGWRQGARGEYWVAVQALLIVGFALLPIYRVPGFKLPIWLGLYGVLPSVAILVGFALVFFFKGFWDLGHSLTPLPYPRADGELVQTGVYDTVRHPIYSGLILGSLGWALYQLSVTHLVGAIALFFFFNAKASREESWLTEKYPDYPEYCQRVKKLIPGIY, via the coding sequence ATGAAACTTTTGACAGATTGGGGATTTAGCTGGGAGGGCTGGCGGCAAGGGGCGCGGGGCGAGTACTGGGTAGCGGTGCAGGCTTTGCTGATTGTGGGGTTTGCGCTGTTGCCAATTTATCGAGTGCCGGGTTTTAAGCTGCCAATTTGGTTGGGGCTATATGGGGTGTTGCCTAGTGTCGCCATTCTCGTTGGCTTCGCCTTGGTCTTTTTCTTTAAAGGCTTCTGGGATTTGGGACATAGTCTTACCCCATTACCTTATCCACGGGCAGACGGCGAACTCGTCCAAACGGGAGTGTATGACACGGTGCGCCATCCTATTTACAGTGGCTTAATTTTGGGCAGTTTGGGCTGGGCGTTGTATCAGCTTAGCGTGACGCATTTGGTGGGGGCGATCGCCCTCTTCTTTTTCTTTAATGCCAAAGCCAGCCGCGAAGAAAGTTGGCTCACCGAAAAGTATCCCGATTATCCTGAGTATTGCCAGCGTGTGAAAAAGCTGATTCCAGGAATTTACTAA
- a CDS encoding aldo/keto reductase, with product MTSLTLGTNGITVAPLGIGTWAWGDKLFWSYGKEYDATELQDAFRTAVDLGVNFFDTAEIYGFGESERLLGQFMQQTGQPAQIATKYFPLPWRFNADAVADTLTASLKRLQVASVLLYQVHSPFDFFMGQKTLMNALADEVKQGRIGAIGVSNYSVEQMQQAHKFLAARGIPLAVNQVQYSLLARQIEHNGVMAAARDLGVVILAYSPLAQGLVTGKYTVENYQQPTGARQLDPRFSRKGLEKLAPVIDTLKAVGEAHGKTPAQVALNWLIAQGNVMPIPGAKNAEQVRQNAGALGWSMTAEELGRIDAVTRS from the coding sequence ATGACTTCCCTCACCCTCGGCACAAACGGAATTACGGTTGCTCCCCTTGGCATTGGCACTTGGGCTTGGGGCGACAAATTATTTTGGAGCTACGGCAAAGAATACGACGCTACAGAGTTGCAGGATGCCTTCAGAACAGCAGTGGATTTGGGCGTTAATTTTTTCGATACGGCTGAAATTTATGGCTTTGGCGAGTCTGAACGGCTGTTAGGTCAGTTCATGCAGCAGACCGGACAGCCAGCACAGATTGCTACTAAATACTTTCCGTTGCCCTGGCGATTTAATGCAGACGCAGTTGCCGATACGTTAACGGCTAGTCTGAAGCGTCTCCAGGTGGCGAGTGTGCTGCTGTATCAGGTGCATTCGCCGTTTGACTTTTTTATGGGACAAAAGACGTTGATGAATGCCCTTGCCGATGAGGTAAAGCAAGGCAGAATTGGGGCGATCGGGGTGAGTAACTACTCGGTGGAGCAGATGCAACAGGCGCACAAGTTTTTGGCAGCGCGGGGCATTCCACTAGCGGTCAATCAGGTGCAGTATTCGCTGTTGGCGCGGCAGATTGAGCACAACGGCGTAATGGCGGCAGCCCGAGATTTGGGTGTAGTGATTTTGGCGTATAGCCCGTTGGCACAAGGCTTAGTGACGGGCAAGTATACCGTTGAAAACTATCAGCAGCCGACTGGCGCACGGCAGCTTGATCCGCGTTTTAGCCGGAAGGGTTTGGAGAAGCTGGCTCCAGTGATTGATACGTTGAAGGCAGTTGGGGAGGCACACGGCAAAACTCCGGCACAGGTTGCTCTTAATTGGTTAATTGCCCAAGGAAACGTTATGCCAATTCCGGGCGCAAAGAATGCGGAGCAGGTGCGGCAGAATGCGGGAGCGTTGGGCTGGTCGATGACGGCTGAGGAGTTGGGACGCATTGATGCCGTGACTCGGAGTTGA